From Primulina huaijiensis isolate GDHJ02 chromosome 15, ASM1229523v2, whole genome shotgun sequence, one genomic window encodes:
- the LOC140958715 gene encoding uncharacterized protein — protein sequence MGYVWNSMPPRRQVGRPRGNDERRHEDGEDQGQGGFGPPPPPPPPDMNAQMLAGMTRFFAQFAGNNAAAAARPTGPEAVYERFMKMRPKEFSGTSDPMIAEGWIKSLEVIFEFMELGDADRVRCATYLFSGDARLWWEGAAVALNLATLTWTRFTEVFYSKYFAEEVRTRLTTEFMSLRQGDMTVTEFIRKFERGCHFVPLIANDARAKMMHFLVGLRPILRRDVRVSDPTTYEVAVSKALAAEQDLRDIERDRQGKRPAQVPHRPPPHQHQQQNKRPFHGQPRNRGQQQQQQQRGRPAPRTFEHPVCPRCSRRHPGECMSGSGKCFKCGSPDHMLLQCPQRNLPTQGRVFALHAAETNPVTMLLTGTFKL from the coding sequence atgggttatgtatggaacagtatgcctcctagacgccaggttggacgcccgagaggtaatgatgagcgccgtcatgaagacggtgaggatcaaggacaggggggattcggacctccacctcctccacctccacctgacatgaatgcccagatgctagctgggatgactaggttctttgcacagtttgcagggaacaatgctgcagccgcagccaggccgacagggcccgaggctgtctatgagaggtttatgaagatgcgtccgaaggagttttctgggacgtctgaccccatgattgccgagggatggatcaaatccctcgaggttatcttcgagttcatggagcttggagatgcagatagagtccgatgtgccacctacttattcagtggagatgcccgcttatggtgggaaggagcagcagtagccctgaacttggctacactgacttggacacgcttcacggaggttttctactccaaatattttgctgaggaagtgcgcaccaggttgactaCCGAGTTCATGAGCTTGAGACAGGGTGatatgacggttacggagttcatccgtaagttcgagaggggctgtcactttgtgcccctgatagcaAATGATGCCAGAGCTAAGATGATGCACTtcctggtgggtctacggccgatcttgcgccgtgatgttagggtgtctgaccctactacttacgaggtcgcggtctccaaagccctagccgcagagcaggatctgcGGGATATCGAGAGGGATCGCCAAGGCAAGCGCCCagcccaggtaccacaccgccctcctcctcatcagcatcaacagcaaaacaagaggccttttcatgggcagcccagaaacagaggccagcaacagcagcagcagcagcggggacgcccagccccgaggacctttgagcacccagtctgtcccaggtgctcacgccgccatcctggagaatgtatgtctggttctggaaagtgttttaagtgtggcagtCCTGACCACATGTtgctgcagtgccctcagaggaatctgcctacccaaggcagagtttttgctctccatgccgcAGAAACAAACCCGGTGACTATGTTgttgacaggtacctttaagctttaa